From Acidimicrobiales bacterium, the proteins below share one genomic window:
- the phnE gene encoding phosphonate ABC transporter, permease protein PhnE, translating into MPDRHRSGRGRGRWRWRWRRWLGVLATGAVYVISWRLTDIDLGRLVHGLSTMWGWAARSWPPTTRELDLILERAGETVAIALIGTTLASVIALVVCVPAARNLTPNKFVRIPARLLLNTLRGVDSFVFALLFVAAVGLGPFAGMLGIAFHASGSIGKLFAEAIEDLPSGPIEAAELTGASRLETVSYAIVPDALPALASVALYMFEFNIRSSVVLGVVGAGGIGQQLRNSIELLDFPRLLTIVLVILVIVTVIDQLSSRLRRALA; encoded by the coding sequence GTGCCGGATCGCCACCGGTCGGGGCGGGGGCGGGGCCGATGGCGGTGGCGCTGGCGGCGCTGGCTTGGCGTCCTCGCCACCGGAGCCGTCTACGTCATCAGCTGGCGGCTCACCGACATCGACCTCGGCCGGCTGGTCCACGGGCTTTCCACCATGTGGGGGTGGGCGGCGCGGTCGTGGCCACCCACCACCCGCGAGCTCGACCTCATCCTCGAGCGGGCGGGCGAGACGGTGGCCATCGCCCTCATCGGCACCACCCTCGCCTCGGTCATCGCCCTGGTCGTGTGCGTGCCGGCGGCGCGCAACCTGACGCCCAACAAGTTCGTGCGCATCCCCGCCCGGCTGCTGCTGAACACCCTGCGAGGCGTCGACTCGTTCGTGTTCGCCCTGCTGTTCGTGGCCGCCGTCGGCCTCGGGCCGTTCGCCGGCATGCTCGGCATCGCCTTCCACGCCAGCGGGAGCATCGGGAAGCTCTTCGCCGAGGCCATCGAAGACCTCCCATCGGGCCCCATCGAAGCGGCTGAGCTCACCGGCGCCAGCCGTCTGGAGACCGTGTCGTACGCGATCGTGCCCGACGCCCTTCCGGCCCTGGCCTCGGTGGCGCTGTACATGTTCGAGTTCAACATCCGCAGCTCGGTCGTCCTCGGCGTCGTGGGCGCCGGTGGCATCGGTCAGCAGCTGCGCAACAGCATCGAGCTGCTCGACTTCCCGCGCCTGCTCACCATCGTCCTGGTGATCCTGGTGATCGTCACGGTGATCGACCAGCTCTCGAGCCGGCTCCGTAGGGCCCTGGCATGA
- the phnC gene encoding phosphonate ABC transporter ATP-binding protein has product MTRGDPALRVENLLHSYGARAVLEGVSFDVAPGEVVAVVGPSGAGKTTLFRCVTRLLRPSAGRVSVTGHDLSSLDGAELRRARRDIALIFQQFNLVRRMSALENVVAGRLSELPTWRVLLRRPGAATTADALARLDQVGLAEYAGARADRLSGGQQQRVAIARALVQRSRVILADEPVSNLDPASSAAVLGALRSVARTEGIAVVCNLHQVEMIDGFADRVLGLRAGKVVVDVDAPVFTDRHRELVYGTTGGAGPP; this is encoded by the coding sequence GTGACCAGGGGCGACCCGGCGCTGCGCGTGGAGAATCTTCTCCACAGCTACGGAGCCCGGGCCGTCCTGGAAGGCGTGTCGTTCGACGTGGCGCCTGGCGAGGTCGTGGCGGTCGTAGGTCCGAGCGGGGCGGGGAAGACGACGCTGTTCCGCTGCGTCACCCGGCTCCTGCGGCCGTCCGCCGGCCGGGTGTCGGTCACCGGCCACGACCTCTCGTCCCTGGATGGCGCCGAGCTGCGGCGGGCCCGCCGGGACATCGCACTCATCTTCCAGCAGTTCAACCTCGTTCGGCGCATGTCCGCACTGGAGAACGTGGTGGCCGGCCGCCTGTCCGAGCTGCCGACCTGGCGGGTGCTGCTGCGCCGGCCCGGTGCGGCGACGACAGCCGACGCGCTGGCCCGTCTCGATCAGGTGGGACTGGCCGAATACGCAGGTGCACGCGCCGATCGGCTCTCGGGCGGGCAGCAGCAGCGGGTGGCCATTGCCCGCGCCCTGGTCCAACGCAGCCGGGTCATCCTTGCCGACGAGCCCGTGTCGAACCTCGACCCAGCCTCCTCCGCGGCCGTGCTCGGTGCGCTCCGCTCGGTGGCTCGCACCGAAGGGATCGCTGTCGTCTGCAATCTCCACCAGGTCGAGATGATCGACGGCTTCGCCGACCGGGTCCTCGGCCTGCGGGCCGGGAAGGTCGTGGTCGACGTGGATGCGCCGGTCTTCACCGACCGCCACCGGGAGCTCGTCTACGGCACTACGGGAGGAGCTGGCCCTCCTTGA
- a CDS encoding arsenosugar biosynthesis-associated peroxidase-like protein: MSLQEDVARIEPAAVNATLRFFARLGLLTGAEIDEVQAMLAADFPFADAIRSAESVHVHVKVHDTAALPHAEIQAAGTHPQSTTEGFVKYPFDTGVNLIFSSIPISEDDMLTGEPELPPAVMDHKGVDLRQETPEVRAVFDGVPGLAAERGWRHKGQGGGGTPVYCCHTEVDEKHWVYPNEGDAGQRRPIEFAFGELKIHDSKMGCDLRPIDPAHPRAAEASAALSACAAGHQVDDDGAVSPSYYERKDLGHFADVGQFAEPMMKKFWDYYLGVFGGDSALTKREKALIGLAVAHSKQCPYCIDSFTGTCVDLGVSADQMHEAVHCAAALAAGIDLVHGVQMQNVLKLKGAI; this comes from the coding sequence GTGAGCCTGCAAGAGGACGTCGCCCGAATCGAGCCCGCCGCCGTCAACGCCACGTTGCGCTTCTTCGCCCGCCTCGGCCTCCTCACCGGGGCGGAGATCGACGAGGTGCAGGCCATGCTGGCAGCGGACTTCCCCTTTGCCGATGCCATACGGTCGGCCGAGTCGGTGCACGTCCACGTGAAGGTGCACGACACGGCGGCGCTTCCCCACGCCGAGATACAGGCGGCCGGCACGCATCCGCAGAGCACCACCGAAGGTTTCGTGAAGTACCCCTTCGACACCGGCGTCAACCTGATCTTCTCGTCCATCCCGATCTCGGAGGACGACATGCTGACCGGTGAGCCCGAGCTGCCGCCCGCCGTCATGGACCACAAGGGCGTCGACCTGCGCCAGGAGACTCCCGAGGTGCGGGCCGTGTTCGACGGTGTACCCGGCCTGGCCGCCGAGCGGGGCTGGCGACACAAGGGCCAGGGCGGAGGGGGCACGCCCGTGTACTGCTGCCACACCGAGGTCGACGAGAAGCACTGGGTCTACCCCAACGAGGGCGACGCCGGCCAGCGCCGGCCGATCGAGTTCGCCTTCGGAGAGCTGAAGATCCACGACTCGAAGATGGGTTGCGACCTGCGCCCCATCGACCCGGCCCACCCCCGCGCCGCAGAGGCGTCGGCCGCCCTGTCCGCCTGCGCAGCCGGCCACCAAGTCGACGACGACGGCGCCGTGAGCCCGAGCTACTACGAGCGCAAGGACCTCGGCCACTTCGCCGACGTGGGTCAGTTCGCCGAGCCGATGATGAAGAAGTTCTGGGACTACTACCTCGGCGTGTTCGGCGGCGACAGCGCTCTCACCAAGCGGGAGAAGGCTCTCATCGGCCTCGCCGTGGCTCACTCCAAGCAGTGCCCGTACTGCATCGACTCGTTCACCGGCACGTGCGTCGACCTTGGTGTGAGTGCCGACCAGATGCACGAGGCCGTGCACTGTGCCGCCGCCCTGGCTGCGGGGATCGACCTGGTCCACGGCGTCCAGATGCAGAACGTCCTGAAGCTCAAGGGCGCCATCTGA
- a CDS encoding Hpt domain-containing protein yields the protein MDELRQLEAQGSEALVATLMGSYLVSADSAMSELASAVTAPDFEAVVAIAHRLAGSSGTVGAAVAAKAFSDLERAGALRDIEASQHAMVQVEAALVVTRPALEAERMRSLNAGTKTAP from the coding sequence GTGGACGAGCTGCGCCAACTCGAGGCCCAGGGCAGCGAGGCCCTCGTGGCCACGCTCATGGGTAGCTACCTGGTGTCTGCGGACAGCGCCATGAGCGAGCTGGCGAGCGCAGTGACGGCGCCGGACTTCGAAGCGGTCGTGGCCATCGCGCACCGACTCGCCGGTAGCAGTGGGACCGTCGGCGCCGCCGTCGCAGCGAAGGCGTTCTCCGACCTGGAGCGAGCCGGTGCTCTTCGCGACATCGAGGCGAGCCAACATGCCATGGTGCAGGTCGAGGCGGCGTTGGTTGTGACGAGGCCTGCGCTTGAGGCAGAGCGGATGCGGAGCCTCAACGCCGGGACCAAGACGGCGCCCTGA